One window of the Archangium primigenium genome contains the following:
- a CDS encoding bile acid:sodium symporter family protein, whose product MTTLLSRLRPDTFTLALLATVGLATVLPVRGAAVAPLDAVTHAAIALLFFLHGARLSRQAILEGMGHWRLHGVVLASTFVLFPLLGGALRWALDGWVDPPLLLGFMFLCLLPSTVQSSIAFTSMAGGNVAAAVCSASASNLLGVFLTPLLVSVFLRGGSEGGGISLESVGVIFVELFVPFVAGHLLRGWIGAWVERQRPVLGFVDRGSILLVVYTAFSEAVVNGLWSRLGWREVLVLGVLSGVLLAAVLLATVGASRLLGFSREDEITIVFCGSKKSLASGVPMASVLFAGGSVGAIVLPLMFFHQLQLMVCAVLARRYAARRG is encoded by the coding sequence ATGACGACCCTCCTGTCCCGGCTCCGCCCCGACACCTTCACCCTGGCCCTGCTGGCGACGGTGGGGCTGGCCACGGTGCTCCCGGTCCGGGGCGCGGCCGTGGCCCCGCTCGACGCCGTGACCCACGCGGCGATCGCGCTGCTCTTCTTCCTGCACGGCGCGCGACTGTCGCGTCAGGCCATCCTCGAGGGCATGGGGCACTGGCGGCTGCATGGGGTGGTCCTCGCCTCCACGTTCGTGCTCTTCCCCCTGCTGGGCGGGGCCCTGCGCTGGGCGCTGGACGGGTGGGTGGATCCCCCCCTGCTGCTGGGCTTCATGTTCCTGTGCCTCCTGCCCTCCACGGTGCAGTCCTCCATCGCGTTCACGTCCATGGCGGGGGGCAACGTGGCGGCGGCGGTGTGCAGCGCCTCCGCGTCCAACCTGCTCGGGGTGTTCCTGACGCCGCTGCTGGTGAGCGTGTTCCTGCGCGGCGGGAGCGAGGGCGGGGGCATCTCCCTGGAGTCCGTGGGCGTCATCTTCGTGGAGCTGTTCGTGCCCTTCGTGGCGGGACACCTGCTGCGCGGGTGGATCGGCGCCTGGGTGGAGCGCCAACGCCCCGTGTTGGGCTTCGTGGACCGGGGCTCCATCCTGCTTGTGGTCTACACCGCGTTCAGCGAGGCGGTGGTCAACGGCCTCTGGTCGCGCCTGGGGTGGAGGGAGGTGCTCGTGCTCGGCGTGCTCAGCGGCGTGCTCCTGGCCGCGGTGCTGCTCGCGACCGTGGGGGCCAGCCGGCTCTTGGGCTTCTCGCGCGAGGACGAGATCACCATCGTCTTCTGCGGCTCCAAGAAGAGCCTCGCCAGCGGAGTGCCCATGGCGAGCGTGCTCTTCGCCGGAGGCTCGGTCGGGGCCATCGTGCTGCCGCTGATGTTCTTCCACCAGTTGCAGCTCATGGTGTGCGCGGTGCTGGCGCGCCGGTATGCCGCCCGGCGCGGGTGA
- a CDS encoding MBL fold metallo-hydrolase: MTLRSLWGRATLAACLTAVTGLSSLPAQASAPQVKTQAPGYYRYMLGDFEITVLSDGTLPLEVDKLLNAPPAKVQSLLSAAYLTTPVETSINAYLINTGTALYLVDTGAGELFGPAGGHLVTALRAAGYQPEQIDAVLITHIHVDHSGGLMMAGKQVFPNAVVHAHKREAAYWLDEANEAKAVESQKPAFQQARASLSAYVAAHRLKTFEGNAELLPGIRTLETPGHTPGHSFYVAESQGQKLVFWGDIMHVAAVQFADPSVTVQFDVDSKAAAPQRAKAYADAAKQGYTVAAAHVSFPGLGRLKAQGKGYAWVPVNYSLPR; this comes from the coding sequence ATGACGCTTCGTTCCCTGTGGGGCCGCGCCACGCTGGCCGCCTGCCTCACCGCCGTGACCGGTCTGTCTTCCCTGCCCGCCCAGGCGTCCGCGCCCCAGGTCAAGACGCAGGCGCCGGGCTACTACCGGTACATGCTGGGCGACTTCGAGATCACCGTGCTGTCCGACGGCACGCTGCCCCTGGAGGTCGACAAGCTGCTGAACGCCCCGCCGGCCAAGGTCCAATCGCTGCTGTCCGCCGCGTACCTCACCACGCCGGTGGAGACGTCCATCAACGCCTATCTCATCAACACCGGCACCGCCCTGTACCTGGTGGACACGGGCGCCGGCGAGCTGTTCGGCCCCGCGGGCGGACACCTCGTCACCGCGCTCCGGGCCGCGGGCTACCAGCCCGAGCAGATCGACGCCGTGCTCATCACCCACATCCATGTAGACCACTCGGGCGGGCTCATGATGGCGGGCAAGCAGGTCTTCCCCAATGCCGTCGTGCACGCCCACAAGCGCGAGGCGGCGTACTGGCTGGACGAGGCGAACGAGGCGAAGGCCGTCGAGAGCCAGAAGCCCGCCTTCCAGCAAGCCAGGGCCTCGCTGTCCGCGTACGTGGCGGCCCACCGGCTCAAGACGTTCGAGGGCAACGCCGAGCTCCTTCCCGGCATCCGGACCCTGGAGACGCCGGGCCACACCCCCGGGCACTCCTTCTACGTCGCGGAGAGCCAGGGCCAGAAGCTGGTGTTCTGGGGCGACATCATGCACGTGGCCGCGGTGCAGTTCGCCGACCCCTCGGTGACCGTCCAGTTCGACGTGGACAGCAAGGCGGCGGCGCCCCAGCGCGCCAAGGCCTACGCCGACGCCGCGAAGCAGGGCTACACCGTGGCGGCGGCCCACGTCTCCTTCCCCGGCCTCGGTCGGCTCAAGGCCCAGGGCAAGGGTTACGCCTGGGTGCCGGTCAACTACAGCCTCCCCCGGTAA
- a CDS encoding amidohydrolase family protein translates to MTSARIDVHSHYLPDFYREALAAAGHTRPDGMPAIPSWSEAAALSTMDRLGIRTAVVSISSPGVHFGDDAAARALARRVNEEGARLKAAHPGRFGFFASTPLPDVEGALAEVRHAFDVLHADGVVLESNFHGVYLGDERLAPLYAELDRRAAVVFLHPTSPACPCHPVGTPGCTEPKDMALGYPRPMLEFIFETTRTVTQMILSGTLARYPNLRVIVPHAGAALPILGNRIELLTGLAAKSSGAPPVDVRTALRRLHYDLAGAPVPEQLGALLQVADPGRIFYGSDWPFTPVEICEELASQLEATTLLEGPLRESVLRGNAALVFPALTR, encoded by the coding sequence ATGACCTCCGCCCGCATCGACGTCCACTCGCACTATCTGCCGGACTTCTACCGGGAGGCGCTCGCCGCCGCCGGGCACACGCGACCCGACGGAATGCCCGCGATTCCCTCGTGGAGTGAGGCGGCGGCGCTCTCCACGATGGATCGCCTCGGCATCCGGACCGCTGTCGTGTCCATCTCCTCGCCAGGGGTTCACTTCGGTGACGACGCGGCGGCGCGGGCCTTGGCGCGTCGGGTGAACGAGGAGGGGGCGCGACTGAAGGCCGCGCATCCAGGGCGGTTTGGCTTCTTCGCCTCGACGCCCCTGCCGGATGTCGAGGGAGCCCTCGCGGAAGTGCGCCATGCCTTCGACGTGCTGCACGCGGACGGCGTGGTGTTGGAGAGCAACTTCCACGGTGTCTATCTGGGGGATGAGCGTCTGGCCCCGCTCTACGCGGAGCTGGACCGGCGCGCGGCGGTGGTCTTCCTCCACCCGACCTCGCCCGCGTGCCCCTGTCACCCGGTGGGAACTCCGGGTTGCACCGAGCCCAAGGACATGGCGCTCGGCTACCCCCGGCCCATGCTGGAGTTCATCTTCGAGACGACGCGCACGGTGACCCAGATGATTCTCTCCGGGACCCTGGCGCGCTATCCGAACCTCCGCGTCATCGTGCCTCACGCGGGCGCCGCGCTGCCCATCCTCGGCAACCGGATCGAACTCCTGACGGGTCTGGCGGCGAAGTCCTCGGGGGCTCCGCCCGTCGACGTCCGCACAGCCCTTCGGCGTCTGCATTACGACCTCGCGGGCGCTCCCGTGCCCGAGCAGCTTGGTGCACTGCTCCAGGTGGCGGACCCCGGGCGGATCTTCTACGGCAGTGACTGGCCATTCACGCCCGTGGAGATTTGCGAGGAGCTTGCCTCCCAACTGGAGGCGACCACCCTGCTCGAAGGGCCGCTGCGTGAGTCGGTGCTGCGCGGCAACGCCGCCCTTGTGTTTCCCGCCCTGACGCGATGA
- a CDS encoding DUF6310 domain-containing protein produces MRFRECIALLFYASACATSAPHPREPEARDPSIANLQRASKLPWMDDGRCTVREASSPWPVLVERCFHALDHDRIAFHDSTGKCGIASVGAAAVGLGVCVLAAPEIALGAVVITGGVVVGFAIKEALDAYALDRGGSGERPAPDAVLAPRKPSSKKRPTPEPRGPDFPPMGPGGVTEQDPSRCEPIPVPYHLGGHKLHDTCADKIPNSSFPGGDVFVNGKNFDALQLATRSLWEVKTDNFDTYSPELREFVLVDQLPKLQHERALALACGFDFKIGVRSAAHRAALLAQDISLDIVVMDWC; encoded by the coding sequence ATGCGTTTCCGAGAGTGCATCGCGCTTCTGTTCTATGCCTCCGCCTGCGCCACGTCGGCGCCCCACCCAAGAGAACCAGAAGCCCGGGACCCGAGCATCGCCAACCTCCAGCGAGCGTCGAAACTGCCTTGGATGGACGATGGACGTTGCACCGTCCGCGAAGCTTCCTCGCCCTGGCCCGTGCTCGTGGAGCGGTGCTTTCATGCCTTGGACCATGACCGGATCGCGTTTCACGACTCCACCGGGAAATGCGGGATTGCCTCGGTGGGTGCTGCGGCCGTGGGGCTCGGGGTCTGCGTGTTGGCGGCACCGGAAATTGCCTTGGGCGCGGTGGTCATCACGGGCGGCGTGGTGGTGGGATTCGCCATCAAAGAGGCCCTGGATGCGTACGCTCTGGATAGGGGCGGCTCCGGGGAACGGCCCGCACCTGATGCCGTGCTTGCTCCTCGCAAACCCTCGTCGAAAAAAAGGCCCACGCCGGAGCCAAGAGGGCCGGATTTTCCTCCCATGGGGCCAGGCGGAGTCACGGAGCAAGATCCTTCCAGGTGCGAGCCCATTCCAGTGCCGTACCACCTTGGCGGTCATAAATTGCACGACACGTGCGCCGACAAAATCCCGAACAGTAGTTTTCCCGGAGGGGACGTGTTCGTGAATGGGAAGAACTTCGACGCGCTGCAACTTGCCACGCGCAGTCTGTGGGAGGTGAAGACCGACAACTTCGACACCTATTCGCCTGAGCTTCGCGAATTCGTGCTCGTCGATCAACTGCCGAAGTTGCAGCACGAGCGCGCTCTTGCCCTGGCCTGTGGCTTTGATTTCAAGATCGGTGTGCGCAGTGCCGCGCATCGAGCTGCCTTGCTCGCCCAAGACATCTCTCTCGATATCGTCGTCATGGATTGGTGCTGA
- a CDS encoding DUF5953 family protein produces the protein MANPQSLLVLTVYAPALADEDSRPLAVIRGLERALPGLRLDSTISSEGRLIPLPRREMWLAEGQPNGKEVRLICNSDERYRVMVSGWERPAGISPGGRSQLEVHVKLPLHIAGGAVAVDVLELVGEATRAFWGRVTPEGVAAEMAQQVRHSMRQPHVPPRGLPTLKRTEELHSPELPHHLGWLNYWSDAASRAIGFPDSARDAELLSRSRRTATGGWVVQLTDAPLDLDTPAHLEALKRAYERFPRIGGRSTP, from the coding sequence ATGGCAAATCCTCAGAGTCTTCTCGTCCTGACCGTTTATGCGCCTGCTCTCGCGGATGAGGACAGCCGCCCACTGGCGGTCATTCGTGGACTGGAGCGCGCGCTTCCCGGTTTGCGCCTGGACTCGACGATCTCTAGCGAGGGGAGGCTGATCCCACTCCCTCGGCGCGAGATGTGGCTCGCTGAGGGGCAGCCAAACGGAAAAGAGGTTCGGCTCATTTGTAATAGTGATGAGCGCTACCGAGTAATGGTGTCTGGATGGGAAAGACCGGCGGGGATCTCCCCGGGAGGACGGTCTCAGCTTGAAGTCCATGTGAAACTGCCGCTGCATATCGCTGGGGGCGCCGTGGCAGTGGATGTGCTTGAGCTCGTCGGAGAGGCCACACGCGCTTTTTGGGGGCGTGTAACGCCCGAAGGTGTGGCGGCTGAGATGGCGCAGCAGGTGCGCCATTCCATGCGCCAGCCGCATGTGCCGCCACGCGGGTTGCCAACCCTCAAGCGCACAGAGGAACTCCACTCACCTGAGCTTCCTCATCACCTCGGATGGCTGAATTACTGGTCTGACGCCGCCTCACGAGCTATCGGTTTTCCGGACTCCGCCCGCGATGCGGAACTGCTGTCACGCTCACGGCGTACCGCGACGGGTGGGTGGGTTGTTCAGCTCACGGATGCGCCGCTTGACCTGGACACCCCCGCGCATCTGGAAGCGCTCAAACGGGCCTATGAGCGCTTTCCTCGGATCGGCGGGCGCTCCACTCCTTGA